From one Culex quinquefasciatus strain JHB chromosome 3, VPISU_Cqui_1.0_pri_paternal, whole genome shotgun sequence genomic stretch:
- the LOC119770442 gene encoding shematrin-like protein 1: MFKIVILLAVVSAIAAIPMPSVPAPLPVLMRQARAAEMPTESKEVQSAGGAAESADDMEKAETFGFGFHKHIYVSPSYGYGGYYPYSYGYGYGYPSYGYGGYGYPYYY, encoded by the exons atgttcaaa ATTGTGATCCTGCTCGCTGTGGTGTCGGCCATTGCTGCCATCCCAATGCCTTCGGTTCCAGCGCCACTTCCGGTGTTGATGCGACAAGCTCGGGCAGCTGAGATGCCAACGGAATCCAAAGAAGTACAATCTGCCGGGGGAGCTGCGGAATCTGCTGACGACATGGAGAAGGCGGAAACGTTCGGATTTGGATTCCACAAGCACATCTACGTGAGCCCGTCGTACGGATATGGTGGATACTATCCTTACAGCTATGGATACGGCTACGGATATCCCAGCTACGGATACGGTGGATATGGATATCCCTACTACTACTAG